DNA sequence from the Bacteroidales bacterium genome:
TCCATCATTACTAAAACATCAAAATTATTACTCATTCCATATAATGAAATCAACTATAAAAAGCCGAATTTTTTCGAAACAGGATCAATCGAAAAATCAGGAAACTTCACACGTGGAATCAGCATTGGTAATAGGCAAGATCCAGGATTTAACTCATCCTTGAACCTTTCTCTGAGAGGAAAAATAACAGAAGATCTTGAAATTTCAGCTCATCTCACCGATCAAAAGCTACCCATTCAACCACAAGGAACTACCCAACAAATTCAAGATATCGACAACATATTTATACAACTAAAATATAGAAAATTCCTGCTCGACGCAGGGGACATAGAACTATCTTCCGACAAACATTATTTTCTCAAATATCGCCGTAAGGTAGAAGGTATCAAGTTCCAAGATAAAGTTCGTTCCATTTTCACTAAGAACGACTCTCTTTTTTATCATTGCGGTACTTCATTTTCACGTGGTCAGTATGCTCGGATTAGTATCAATCCTATTGAAGGTAATCAGGGCCCATACAGACTTTATGGCAAAAACAATGAAATGTACATTATTATTCTTGCTGGTACAGAACGAGTCTATTTAGATGGAGAATTACTTCAACGAGGACAAGAAAATGACTACGTTATTAATTACAACACAGCAGAAATAACTTTCACTCATCGAATCCAAATTCGATCTAATAGTAGAATCATAGTAGAATTTCAATATATCGATAGATTTTACAATAAGTACCTTCTTACAACAGGAGTTCAATATCATCTTCGACAATGGAAAATTCGAGCTTCAATGATGGAAGAAAAAGATTTAAAAAGTCAACCCATTGAACCTCTTTCCGACTCAGCTCGCAAAGTCTTATTCATAACTGGCGACAGTTTGCAACATGCTTATCTTACTGGTATTCGTGTCGTTCCATTTCAGAATGATCTTGTTCTTTACGCTATGAAAGACTCTCTTGGTTATGATAGTGTCTTTTATTACTCAACCAATCCAGATAGTGCACGTTATCTACTCTACTTCTCCTACGTGGGCCAACATAAAGGAAATTACATTCTTGATCCTCAGTTAGCCAATGGTAAAGTTTATCGGTGGATCTGTCCTGTAAATGGAATCCCTCAAGGTTCCTACGAACCCGTTATCCAGCTCGTGACACCTCAGAAAACCAGCATGTGGACCATTGCCACTGATTTTCAGCCTAATTCTAAAACCCTTTTCAATTTGGAATATGCTCGAAGTACCAAAGATTTAAATACCTTTTCTCCTTATCATGATAACAACAACCATGGCAATGCTATCAAGTTTTTTACAGAATATAAACGACCTCTCAGACACCTTCGAGACAGTTCCTCGATATGGAAAATATTCTTTTCGGCTGAAGCAACGGATTCACTTTTTTCCCCAGTCGAAAAATTCCTGCCACTCGAATTTGAACGTAACTGGTCCTTACATCAAAGTGTGAAGGCTTATCAATTGTTAGAAATGGATAATCTTATTCAGGTTAAACAATTTTCTATTCGGGTACAAAATTCATTGCTTCATCTACCTTCCAATTTGCTTTCGACGAAAACTTCATACTTATGGCAAGTCAAGATAAACCGTTTTTATCTTTTTCAAAGCGGCTCCTACGTTAGCCCATGGCAAGGAAAACAACTTCCTTTTTTTCAGTACAAAAACGTCGTAAGTTTCCTTCCTTGGAAAGTAAAATTAAATTTAGTTCACACTGGTGAAATTCGAAAAGGAAATACTCAATTGGCTATCGATACTAATCAGTTTCGTTGGAATCAAGTCATGGTGTATGTCCAGAATATTGATACTAATCAATGGACAGTACGACCGTATTATTCCATGAGGCTGGACGAGCGTTTTTATAATGGTCATCCAATCAAGACTAGGCATTCTCACGAGACAGGACTAAATTTTACCTTCCATCGTTTTCTTCCCATTCAATGGCAATCCGATATCAGTTATTGGTGGTTTCCAGTCTTGACCGATACCAGCATGAAAACGCATTTTCTACAAATGAAACATACCACCTCTCAGCAATATTTTAAAGGATTTTTGTCCTTCAGTCTTCGTTATTTAAATAGAATGGGCCGAGAAAACAAAAAAGAATTCTTTTTCTTGGAAGTAGCTCCCGGTCAAGGATCTCATACGTGGAAAGACTACAATCATAACGGGATTAAAGAATTGAACGAATTTGTCCTTGCTAGTTTCCAGGATCAAGCAAACTACATTAAAATGTTATTACCTTCCACTCAATACCAAATTGTTTATGATATTTACTCTTCAGGTGATATGATCATCGATGCTGCAAAATTAAACATCAAACGTAAATTTTGGATCTGGTTACAAGGTTTAAAAAACACTTTTTCATTTCAATTTAATAGTAAAAACACCTCTCCTATTCTAAAACATCATTTTATTCCTCATCGCATCCCGGATAGTCTTCATCTTTTTTTAAGTCAATCGCTTCGGGAACAGATTTCTTTTAGAAATTCTACTGGAAAAATAAGTACTTATTATTTATTACAAGTAAATAAGGTTGCTCAATCTTATTTCTATGGAACTGATGATCATACAACTATAGAACATCGAAGCCAGACGACCTTCCAATTCAAACAACATTTCTACTTCGAGCCACTCCTTTATCAAAAATCTCAAAAAAATTTATCTGTCGTATCATACGTTCAAAGCTATCAAATCGACAAGAAAGGAATCGGTTTAATCCTTTCATACCAACGTTCCATCAAATGGAGAACCTCCGTCGGAAGTTCTTTTGAAAAATCACAAAATATGACTGATACAACAAAAACTCTTAAACAAACCTGGAGCATCGAACATCGACATTCTTTTGCTACACGAGGAAATATTTCACTAAAATTTCAATTTCAAAACATATATGGTTTAAACAAAGCGATTCACCCCTACATTGAATACATCATGTTGGAAGGATACAAAGTGGGAAAAAACTTTTCATGGGAAATTATGTTTATGCGACGCTTAGATAATAACATCGAACTCACATTCATGTATACTGGACGTGCTTTACCACATGAAACTGTCGTTCATACCGGCAGTGCTCAGATTCGTGTAATTTTTTAGTCGCACAAACTGGTAAACTGAAATTTACTTACATCAAAAAGCCCCATATCACCCAATTTGAGTTCTGGTATGACAAGCAAAGACAAAAATGAAAGAGTCATAAAAGGTGCTCTGAGAGGAATTCCCATGGAATGAGCTCTATCGTTAAGATTTTGATATTTATAGGCAACTTTTTCAACCGACTCGGAACTCATAATACCAGCTACAGGAAGAGGTAATTCGAATAAGTCCTGCCCATCGAATAGGACCATTCCTCCCTTCATTCTTTGAATGGAATCAATTACTTTCATAATCGCTTCATCGCTTGCACCAACAGCTATGATATTATGGCTATCATGAGCAACACTCGTAGCAATAGCCCCTTCATAAATGGAAAAACCTCGCACATATCCGACTGCTGGCTGAGCTTCCTTGTAACGATTTAAAACCACTATTTTATTGATGCCATGTTCAACCTTTATTTCTTCAGTGGGGACCGAAAGGCGACGAGTTAAAAGTTGTCCGTCAATAACTTCTATAACTTTTACCTGCGAACAAGAGCTAAGATTTGGTTTTAAGTCTTCTAATGAAAAAGAATTAAGATGAAAACGATTGACGTCTTGATATGAAAAATTTACATCAAAAGTTGGTTTACCGTCCCAAACTACCTGGCCATCAATAAAAACTTTTATAGGTATAAAATCTTTAAGATTGTTTACAACTAGAAAATCGGCAGGATCACCTTCGCGAAGAAGTCCGACAGATAAGCCATAATGCAAAACTGGATTGACGGAAACAGCTCGTAGTACATCAAAAAGATCATAATTAAGAGAGACAGCTCGTCGTACGAACTCATTCATGTGATGACGAATAAGATCATCCGGATGGCAATCATCTGTACAGAACATAATTTTATCTGGGTGCTCTTTCAAAAGAGGTAAAAGTTCATCTAGGTTTCGTGCTGCGCTCCCTTGTCGAATGAGTACCTTCATTCCTAAACGAATCTTTTCCCTAGCTTCTTCCATGGTAGAGCATTCATGATCGGTTGTGATCCCAACTTCCACATATTTTCTAAGTTCCTCTCCAGTAAGCAAAGGAGCATGCCCATCAATTGGCTTACCAACCCTATGAGCTGCCTGAATTTTTCTATGTATTTCGACATCTCCGTTTATCACGCCTGGATAATTCATAACTTCCGCCAAAAAATACAGATCATCTCGCTGGATAAGTTTTTCAACCAGATCAGCATCCAAACTAGCACCACTGGTTTCAAATTTCGTAGCCGGTACACACGATGGAACACCGAAAAAAAATTTAAGAGGCACTTTGCTTCCATCCTTTATCATGAAATCTATTCCTTCTTCTCCCATCACATTGGCAATTTCATG
Encoded proteins:
- the ade gene encoding adenine deaminase, which codes for MKIEGKLVDVWSRSIYGAKLIIENGKIRSIEKLSDAPDMYIIPGFVDAHVHIESSMVTPANFAAVALRHGTIAVVSDPHEIANVMGEEGIDFMIKDGSKVPLKFFFGVPSCVPATKFETSGASLDADLVEKLIQRDDLYFLAEVMNYPGVINGDVEIHRKIQAAHRVGKPIDGHAPLLTGEELRKYVEVGITTDHECSTMEEAREKIRLGMKVLIRQGSAARNLDELLPLLKEHPDKIMFCTDDCHPDDLIRHHMNEFVRRAVSLNYDLFDVLRAVSVNPVLHYGLSVGLLREGDPADFLVVNNLKDFIPIKVFIDGQVVWDGKPTFDVNFSYQDVNRFHLNSFSLEDLKPNLSSCSQVKVIEVIDGQLLTRRLSVPTEEIKVEHGINKIVVLNRYKEAQPAVGYVRGFSIYEGAIATSVAHDSHNIIAVGASDEAIMKVIDSIQRMKGGMVLFDGQDLFELPLPVAGIMSSESVEKVAYKYQNLNDRAHSMGIPLRAPFMTLSFLSLLVIPELKLGDMGLFDVSKFQFTSLCD